A region of the Engraulis encrasicolus isolate BLACKSEA-1 unplaced genomic scaffold, IST_EnEncr_1.0 scaffold_1372_np1212, whole genome shotgun sequence genome:
ccaatctgctaatcagtgcctggcctaaCCTGAGTACTATGGGCTGCTATGCTATTATTCAATTATGGCCTTCATCTGACAaatgcctgatgactctggtcacatggtacacTTTGCCACCTTGTATAATCAAATCTGGACTATGGAAACATCTTTCAGTTGCTTTGCCctgcgctggctggctggccctgcatggcacagcatagcacttttgcttacaggcttgcatactttcctctttgtgaaagtttgctttgtggcacttgctgtgtgtttgtggcattgttgcatataatgtgcttgCTGCAAATTAgacattgctttgagagctagcttgtagtgctgcttgtttgctgtgctacttggtgcaaattacgtttttacagactgaccaatgctattttcatcattggctcgtcgagagctgatacattaaaaagcccacctcgcacactccaattgtcattgtaacatagcactgcgtacacTGAAATTGTTTCATGGCCCACACATTCAATGGACCACTGCAAACCAGCATCCCTACAAAGCATAGTAGCGGAATAGTATCATGGTgaaggcacttcagtcatggtgaacgatgaaATGGTGcggcggtaacatggccagggtaccacagttatggagaatgatgggtgggcgGGAAGTTTCCATTGCTATATGCATGAATGtaactatgacccagtaattgcctgtcatctcacagtacaaacttcaactttttaactgaagtgtactgtttttttacctatactactgtatacaTATCGTAGagcacttttacttttacattaCTAATACTGTGTAcattctgtagagtactgttattttaacagttcaattgctgctgaaaaagtgttatatactgtgatacagtacatgaaacagcactgagctgtattttatgtttggtgtgaaataacagtagaattacaggtaaatataattgacAGTAACTGCCGTTTTTTTGCAGGGGAAATATTTTACAGTGCACCATAACATGTCTTTGGGGATGTGGAACTTTCTTCTCATTCTGATTCTCCTAATTGAGGCTGCATGTGAGTACGCTATGTATATGTTATGATAtatttggcatgtgtgtgtgtgtgtgttagcgaggTGGTGGTTATGTAACCTGTCTCCTCCACGCATATCCTGGTTGATAAGATAGTTGTCTTAGTGAGCAAAATTGTCCACAAAGACTGGACAGTCTCTGCACCTAAGTAATACTCCTGGATAAGaacatcagcaaagtgtaatacaAATGAAAATAGAAGTTTTGTATATGTTATGCATTCCTAACGTTTGTGGTGCAATTTTAGGTTGCAATTCTTTCAAATTAGCTCTGTTAGAAacaacatagtaggcctactacataggaATACTTTATGAAAACGGCTTAACATCAGTGCTCCCTCCgctgggagggagtgtgtgtgtgtgtcctcatgcgtgcgtgcatgcatcaacatctgtatgtttgtgcgtaaaaacaaataaaaacaacaggGACTACACCTGGTCACACCTATTGTAAaccattattactactactagaaTCTTTTCTTTACTATTAATTTTTATCTTGCTCTTTTTCCTTATTTAGGTTCCTCATCTTCAGAGAAGACCTTCTCTCTGATTGGCCCAGATGGTTCAATCTCTGCTCCAATCGAGTCATCCGTCACCCTCCCCTGTGCCCTCTCCCCGTCCTTCAGTGCAGTACCTCTACAGGTGCGCTGGTACCGACCCGGTTCCTATCAGAAGCCAATTCTGTCCTATAAGAACAATCAGGTCCAGAGTGAGGCATTAGACCCCCATTACAAGGGTAGGACGTCTCTGGTGGGGGATCTGAAGAAGGGACACGTGTCCCTCAGACTGACCAACCTCACGTTCAGTGACAGGGGGCAGTATGTATGCTACGTCAAGAGCAACATCTGGTACAGTGACCTCTACATTAGCCTCACAGTCAGGGGTGAGTGGAGACATAGGATGAAATTTGGTGTAGCATAATATGGCATAGTCTTTTTTGTACTTTCGTATAACAAGTTGATATATTTGCACACAGTTATTGGCAGTACTGCAGTAGTGTCACCTGTTGATGTGAGAAGTGGACATGTGAACATTACCTGTGAGTCGGAGGGTTGGTCTCCACAGCCCACAGTCACCTGGAGAGACTCCAGAGGGACACATATCAGTAGCAACTCCAGTGGAACGTACTTGCAAACAGGTACGCTCAAATCTGTTCAATTGTCTTTATCATTATTTATGGTCCAATGGGGATGTGATTGCATAAGTAAAGATATCCCAACAgatattatgtgcttcagagggcGTGAGcagttgtgtggtgtgtgcatggcatttgtgtttttttgcctCCTCCTGCAGATGAGGATGGTTTGGTGTCAGTGCGCTCCTGGCTGCTCTTCTCCCCCTCACACTCAGAGTGGCTCTCCTGCTCTGTGGGGCTGTCTGACCAGGAGACCACCCAGAGCAGGGTGGCACTACACTCCTTAACTACTTCTGCAGAAGACCCAACATCAGGTCATACTAACGGTCACCCTGGTTTTCTTCTTACAGAATTTATCAATAAGTTATCATTGGCAGCAGGATTTGTTAAGTTGGTTATTCTTTCTTCACAGGATCTTGGAAAGACCCTCTTATCATTGTTTTATTCCTCGTCTTACTTGGTGTGGCCGTGTGCTTTGCCGTTCACTATAGGAAAGGTAAGGATTAGCTTAGCTTGTCCGAGGGTGTGagtatattaaaaaaaattgtaGTGGAACCTAACATGAATTGTTAATATACATCTGTGTAACGCCTTTCAGCTTCACACATGAAGCACCAGGCATCACCGTACCTCTCAGTACCAACAGCAGGTAACCCCTCACCAAGTTGGCTACCTATAACAACTTTCATCTTTCAAATATGAACCAGCGATAGCTGCTTGCATACTAGAGGCCCCAAAAATGTTGATAACGGAATTAGATATTTGACTTATTCTGGTCAAATGAGAAATAAATGAGACTTACACATGGCAATTGTCCAATTTTCCATTTTATGCTATTGCCCATAGTAAATCATCAAATGTGTCATCAGGTGTGTCTACAACGTCTGCAAGTGTGTCCAAAATGACCACCTGCATTCATAATGTTAGTTGCTGTCATACTGTATGAatgttttgtctttcacatcTGATTTTACCAACTGCTGCATGAAACACATCTTTTGTTTTAGCGGTAGAATCAGGCAGAGCTAACAGTCAGAACCGTGAGGACCCAACTGCTGTACCAGGTAAGTCAGACTGCAGGGACAGGTGTGATGCAGGTGTTCCAGACCTGAACCCATGACTGTGTCACAATGTTAAGTGTtcaagccttgctaggacgtgaaacacccAGTGTTGGGTACTcagcggagttcaccaaagactatccaatcactgggcagaTCACattcctagcaaggctagaacacttgacattgtgaAACAGTGCACATTTATTCTACAAGATGTCTGTGACTGGCCGACTGTTTTTACCTGCAATTAGACATTCTTCATTACTCAGCATTTCCCTTATTACAATCCTGTTTCTCTCTGACAGATGAAAAGACTCAATTCAATGATGAGTGCATTCATTCCAAATAGCTCTTAACATTAGAATATGTTCTGCTAATTGTACAAATTGTAATGGAGTGACAGCTAACTGCATTGTTCTTTTCCAGATGCTGCTGAACACACTAAGTTAAAGACTAAAGACAATGGACCCACCATGGAGGTAGTTGTAACTACAACAGCAGGTATATGATTTCACTACAATAAGTattattcagttcatttagtaTCCCATACTCTTGAACTCATGAATTTCTGTTTTGATAAATAATAGATCGGAAGATGACACAGCTACATTACGGTAATATGAAGACTGTTCATATCACTAATTACAGCATGAGTATTACCCTCAAAATGAACATTAATACTGATCCATCTGTTTTCTCCTCTAGTGAATCTGACTTTGGATATAGAGACAGTGCCTCCTTTTCTCAAAGTTAACGAAGATAACACGTTGATCTACTGCCCTGATGGGCAGAAGTTGCCTCCAACAAAGACATGTGACCTTCAGTCGCCGGATGGTCCTTCAACAGAGACTGCCCTCCCCCATGCGTTATGTGATAGATGTTTCAAGTCAGGGAAACACTATTGGGAGGTGAAAGTAGAGAAAGACGCTAAGCAGTCCTGGTATGTGGGAGTGTGCTCTAAAGATGTAGTTCACTCTAACCGTGTCGCTCTACACCCTGACAATGGCTTCTGGGTTCTCCACTATGAAACAGGCATTGGACTCTTTGCCAACACAGAACCTCCAACCAGGGTTCCAGTGAAAGACTCACTCAAGACTGTAGGAGTGTTTCTAGATTGTGATGATCACACTCTCACCTTTTACAATGCTgataagagtgtgtgtttgtgctatctCTATGTCCCACAAAATGTAATGTTCATTCCTCTGATCAGCCCTGGAGTTAGAGAACAAGGGCCAGTTAAATTACACCACCGAACAGATCATCAGGACTCTGACTCTCAGATATTTGCTAAGCTAAGAGGTATTATAATACTTTCAAGTTTATTTTACTTCATTTGTCTGTTTGAACCTGGTTTTAACTCAGTATGTGAACTGATTTTGTATTTATAATGATTACTTTTTCAGATCTGAAACCACCAAGAGAATATTGGGGTAATACTGCTATTGCATGATTGCATATGTGTAATATTTTTGCCATATCAGGTAAAATGTAATAGCATTTGTTAATGTACATTTCTTTTTCAAATCCCTTCAGTGGATCTGCATTTGAACACAACAACTGTACCACCTTGCCTCAGAGTGGAAGGAGATAGAGCTGTCAACTTCTGCTCAGAACTAGGCCAGGATTTGGGATACAGGGGATTCAATCATGCCTTGTGTAATGATGGGTTCAGTTCAGGCAAACACTACTGGGAAGTAAAAGTGTGGAAGCTGAAGGAACATTGGTATGTAGGAGTGTGCGACAGTAGAGTAGACCAGACACACAGAGTGGCTTTAACACCCCAGAACGGCTTTTGGGTTCTCCACTATAACCGTAGATATGGACTGGTTGCCAACACTGTGCCCACGACACACTTGTCAGATTCATGTAATGTTCTGGGAGTGTTCCTGGACTGTGAAGAACACACTATCACCTTCTACAGTGTAAACAACTCTAAGGCCCTGTGGCAATTTTATCTACCCCCAAACAAACGCCTGATTCCTCTGGTCAGCCCAGGAGTGTTAGACTCATTAATGCCCATTTTAATTATTCCTCCTGAAAAGGGCAGCGGTGCAAATAGGGAACAAGAGGAAAACAACACAGTATGGTATGCTCCTCCACCTTGTAATAATTGaaaattatgaaaataaatacagGCACAGTGCCTATTTTTACTATTCCACATGCAGACTGTAGTGTGTACAAAGAAACAAAACCAGCTCATTGAAAATAAAGTTGAACTAAGAACCCAGATGAAGGCCGTGGAAGGAGTACATATCCTCCCATCAGAGATAGAGGTagcccttaaaggtacactgtgcaagaaatggtcaaaaacagaactgcaactatgctgctgaaaCTGGggtgcctattgtcaaatttgatattttcatgaaagtttactgagtaatacgCTCATTTTTTCtactatggcccaagtacagtcatttttgcagctaaaaattgctatttctggaaataatggcggaccatggagaatatccccttttcacgtatgacatatgcaattttcccaatcataatgaaaacttagaattttatggtggtagtagcctaagtattcatgaataaggtaacattagtgagtgggtagcatgaattctggaaataaacaactaaaaagttTACACAGTGTACCCTTAAAGACAAGAACCCGCTGTGGCTGGAGGGCTGAAGGTGGCGTCAAAGTTAGCTAAATAGGAGATTAGAGCTTCTTAAAGAAAATAAAGGAGAGAGATTGAATAGATGTTAAGTTGGCTGGAAAAAAATCGCATCTTCTTGGTAGAGGTTTCACAGTAGCTCCCGCATTACCGCATCCAGAAAAGTACATACATTaacataatatattttttttaggcTTGTGGCATTTTGTTAGATTTTTGTTGTTTAAGACAGCCTTGTGTTTTGCTTGCTTTTGGggttgggcagggctggactggcatctgaaaagggcactttttgacgccttGAGGGCCCAGCACCATATACACATATATAAcagtgaagatatcaatgcgcCTAAGTCGAAGTGCTCAGAATGTAAATGATTCTACTGTAGTAGGCTGTGTCTATTCTGTGTACTTGAGTcctgattttctttttctttattgtaCTGTCATTGGGACCCCCTCTGAAAATGAGACGCCACATCTCAAGAGGTTGTCCTAAATAaatgaatagataaataaataaataagtaaatgtgTTACTACGTCTTTCATTAccgtgccatttctttatctgtATAGAAAATCGCCATGTTTCATTTGGTGCAACTACTTTTGGATCAGCTATAGTCATGCAAGAATGTTTAAATAGGCAAcacgcagggccggttctggcttatttggcgccctaggcgagtttgagttctggcgcccccctctttttttataccttacagaacacaagagtaataccggtagtaagcttaactaaatagcatcaagaacaataactgttttgcatcaaatggatttctggttcttttggacagccgaccaacacatcagattgagtcgcatgaaagtaccttcactgtgtggtgtcttggatgtaatggtggtggtgcccccaaccccagatgagagggaggttatcaatgtgttttgaattgtaaaatggaattgaaatgccaggagagtggtacagtacatttgcatgtcaaatgcatgtgtagacaataggcctaccaatgaggtctgcattgatagcctatctacactacctacagcatcacaaagcatggcagcataacaattttaataagctacacatttgtgctgtctatgattccaaaccaatttcatttctgtactggaaatagtggtgcatttgtgagtaggagaatgagaagggggctatctatgtgtttgaactggagggacagggtgagagaaagggagaaaagctgtcacgcttttgaatttcataatatacaaaatatagttaatagcctcacttgtctgcaatactacatcactcagcatgaaaacatgctgtgcatggttctgttacattattaatgtaggcctatatgtcattctggtctggaaacaatgttttttttttaagcttagaactacaacaagcaggtaattcattcaagtggatggaaggagatatggcagctaaacttgtttcaaacatggcaccagtcttactttacattgcttgtcaacctaagcaagtattatgatgtcaggtgggtgttagtgagtaggctactaacagctactttactggatttcattgcttggcatacttggctaatgttagcatgctaactagcgatttctcagatcaaaagcaaagctctttttccctctaattccaaacagtagcctcataactattaggctttacattatcacaaacggttgctgattaaatcacatacttccaaaacaccctctgcaactcctgcatcatgcaatgactggtttaatgagaacataacaattctccacccagcagagcagcattactgttcgcgcttgccctctgtctctcgaatgattctccaaattcaaaatagatcgcacgctgtcactcgtcccgccccctttctcaggactgtctgtttattggttcgcagacttcccagagacagttgaaagcgatattactattggctgaggggcgctttgccgtgaggagcgctttcgccacgctttgttgattgcgacttcataaaaaaaacctccatatcgcaaaattatgcatcggagggcgccatttcggcgctccttcttcacattgcgctctaggcgaccgcctagtcggcctatgcttataaccggccctggcaACACGAGAAACAATTTGGTAGGCttacttctaacttaaggcacccaATGCTCCCCAAGGCAGAACTGATCTAAACTAACGCTAACGAGTTTGTGCCACGCAATTTTCTGACCGGGGCCGTGTCGGGAGAAACTCATCTCGGGTACGAGAAGaacatagcctacttaattattaaaacacagtggactgttccttaagctacgtacacacacattactagcttctcgcttgctcgcctactcaccactctttcatggaatgtTCGATGAAAGTTCCggcagctttaactgccaatgtgcaggcgagaagtaccgaactctgcattccaattggttactcgcttactcgcctcgctcggagTTAAAATATTTTCGCTTGTTACAGTACTCGcccctgctcgtctcgctggaacacattgacattcaattgacttcattcgctgaggcgagtaactagtagcgacgtgtgtgtacgtagctttaAAAGCAATATTTAACTAACGCACACAACCATGTGCGTAAGTTGTACACCAAATCTAGTCAGAGCAATATTTGACACCAAAGCTAAGGCAAAAAAAACATCAGCTGAGGTAAACTGTGTTCGTTTTACATCAATGCTAACATAAAACTCATGatgttagcctggtaaaccagcctaaatgtgagattggatgtgtaatttagtctggccccgatgaatagtaggcatccgaagat
Encoded here:
- the LOC134442276 gene encoding butyrophilin subfamily 1 member A1-like, which encodes SSSSEKTFSLIGPDGSISAPIESSVTLPCALSPSFSAVPLQVRWYRPGSYQKPILSYKNNQVQSEALDPHYKGRTSLVGDLKKGHVSLRLTNLTFSDRGQYVCYVKSNIWYSDLYISLTVRVIGSTAVVSPVDVRSGHVNITCESEGWSPQPTVTWRDSRGTHISSNSSGTYLQTDEDGLVSVRSWLLFSPSHSEWLSCSVGLSDQETTQSRVALHSLTTSAEDPTSGSWKDPLIIVLFLVLLGVAVCFAVHYRKASHMKHQASPYLSVPTAAVESGRANSQNREDPTAVPDAAEHTKLKTKDNGPTMEVVVTTTAVNLTLDIETVPPFLKVNEDNTLIYCPDGQKLPPTKTCDLQSPDGPSTETALPHALCDRCFKSGKHYWEVKVEKDAKQSWYVGVCSKDVVHSNRVALHPDNGFWVLHYETGIGLFANTEPPTRVPVKDSLKTVGVFLDCDDHTLTFYNADKSVCLCYLYVPQNVMFIPLISPGVREQGPVKLHHRTDHQDSDSQIFAKLRDLKPPREYWVDLHLNTTTVPPCLRVEGDRAVNFCSELGQDLGYRGFNHALCNDGFSSGKHYWEVKVWKLKEH